A stretch of the Snodgrassella alvi genome encodes the following:
- a CDS encoding baseplate J/gp47 family protein: MNIPQLQITDDGIVAPSTDEVINGLWELFKDAFGKDLNTAMNTPQGQLVTSLAAIITDERNQMIALLNQFDPRYAQGIWQDGIGYVYFMTRKKATHSSVDLELTGLAGTSIAAGTIFNDDNNQEWKITHDAVIGGEGTVTAHALCVLAGNVSAAPNTITSIPKAIAGLDRITNPFAAVAGVDEEARRDFETRRRASVAINSKNTNAATYGAVANLPDVKDVYVIDNPSDETITVGATNYPVIRNSILVSIVGGDDEVIARTILNKAGTGCSFNGNTECTISDTENFPTRPPSYVIKFLRPDFVPVFFQINVEDKDALTFQDGEAIKTAIIKAFSTGAAKATIGQPVIASRFICPVASAVSNVSIVSLRISYDGKKWVDKLDIGVDEFPTTTVYQIKIL, encoded by the coding sequence ATGAACATTCCTCAACTGCAGATAACAGACGATGGCATTGTGGCGCCCAGTACCGATGAAGTAATTAACGGTTTGTGGGAGCTATTTAAAGATGCTTTTGGCAAAGATTTAAATACCGCCATGAATACACCACAGGGGCAGCTTGTTACCTCACTGGCAGCTATTATCACGGATGAACGTAACCAAATGATCGCGCTGCTAAACCAGTTTGACCCGCGTTATGCTCAGGGTATCTGGCAAGATGGGATTGGTTATGTGTATTTCATGACTCGCAAAAAGGCCACCCATTCCAGTGTTGATTTGGAGCTGACGGGCTTAGCTGGAACAAGCATAGCCGCGGGAACAATATTCAATGATGACAATAATCAGGAATGGAAAATAACGCACGATGCCGTAATAGGTGGGGAGGGTACAGTAACCGCGCATGCTTTGTGTGTACTGGCCGGTAATGTTAGCGCCGCTCCAAACACCATAACTTCCATACCGAAGGCTATTGCCGGTTTAGATCGCATCACCAATCCCTTTGCTGCCGTTGCTGGTGTAGATGAAGAAGCACGGCGAGATTTTGAAACACGGCGACGGGCATCCGTAGCGATTAACAGTAAAAATACCAACGCTGCAACTTATGGCGCGGTGGCGAATTTACCGGACGTAAAGGATGTCTACGTTATAGACAATCCATCAGATGAAACCATAACTGTCGGTGCAACTAATTACCCAGTTATTCGTAACAGTATTCTTGTTTCCATAGTCGGAGGAGATGATGAAGTGATAGCACGCACCATACTGAACAAGGCCGGTACAGGTTGCTCTTTCAATGGTAATACCGAATGCACTATCAGTGACACGGAAAACTTTCCAACAAGGCCGCCATCCTACGTCATTAAGTTTCTCAGGCCGGATTTTGTGCCTGTGTTTTTCCAAATAAATGTAGAGGATAAAGATGCTTTAACTTTTCAGGATGGCGAGGCGATAAAAACAGCCATTATCAAAGCTTTCTCCACTGGCGCAGCAAAGGCCACCATAGGGCAACCCGTTATTGCCTCTCGGTTCATTTGTCCCGTTGCATCTGCTGTATCGAACGTGAGTATTGTTTCGTTACGCATAAGCTATGATGGCAAAAAATGGGTGGACAAACTCGATATAGGGGTTGATGAATTCCCGACAACAACCGTTTACCAGATAAAAATCCTATGA
- a CDS encoding DUF3383 domain-containing protein — translation MNTVVLSDTSIYPVSQYASAADVGNAFGYSSSLYKFAQCYFDGYIGSTIKPASLFIARYNRTDIRARLIGASVKSLQLDDLRAINGGITLTIDGVITNANIDLSNANSFSDAAVKISASLKTEVNFDTQLQAFVIQSSISGRGASISFAAGTAAEALRLTESTGAIADNATLADSPDSVMERITGYTLNFAVITTVGDGFDIEAQKALAMWNSKQNNRYWYVYYAQEPTALIANNTNCFGTWLKENAISGTTAIYGTLEQAGLACGYAASINFKEMNGRATMEFKRQSGIAATVTSLQAANALESNGYAYYGAWATANERFIFFRNTIVSGDFAWVDNYLNQVYFNSQLQLAFINMLISYKAVPYNDHGRAIHRAAAQDPINEMLNFGGIQCGVNLSEAQKSQINYEAGFDAARQIETSGYCLLIQQATAQVRGQRGSLPLKLWYTDGGSVHTVNLASINVQ, via the coding sequence TTGAACACCGTCGTGCTAAGCGATACCAGCATCTATCCCGTCAGCCAATATGCTAGCGCTGCTGACGTGGGTAACGCTTTCGGGTACAGCAGCAGTCTGTACAAGTTTGCGCAATGCTATTTTGATGGCTACATCGGCTCAACGATTAAGCCTGCAAGCCTGTTTATCGCACGGTATAACAGAACGGATATCAGAGCCCGCCTTATAGGCGCCAGTGTTAAATCTCTTCAGTTAGATGACCTGCGAGCCATTAACGGAGGCATCACCTTAACCATTGACGGTGTGATCACTAACGCAAACATTGATTTATCCAACGCAAACAGCTTCAGCGATGCGGCCGTTAAAATTTCCGCATCGCTGAAGACGGAAGTTAATTTTGATACACAACTACAGGCTTTCGTCATCCAATCCTCCATTAGCGGTCGAGGCGCGTCTATTTCGTTTGCTGCCGGTACAGCGGCGGAGGCACTGAGACTAACGGAAAGTACAGGGGCTATTGCGGATAACGCCACTCTGGCCGACAGCCCTGATTCAGTTATGGAGCGCATTACCGGATATACGTTAAATTTCGCTGTTATCACCACTGTAGGCGACGGATTTGACATAGAAGCGCAAAAGGCTTTGGCCATGTGGAATAGCAAACAGAACAATCGTTACTGGTATGTCTATTACGCGCAAGAGCCCACCGCCCTCATTGCCAATAACACTAATTGCTTTGGCACTTGGTTGAAAGAAAATGCTATTTCCGGAACAACGGCAATCTACGGCACGTTGGAACAAGCTGGGCTGGCCTGTGGTTATGCTGCCTCTATCAATTTCAAAGAGATGAATGGGCGCGCCACTATGGAATTCAAGCGGCAAAGCGGGATTGCTGCAACGGTTACATCATTGCAAGCCGCAAATGCATTAGAAAGTAATGGATATGCCTATTACGGGGCGTGGGCGACAGCAAATGAACGCTTTATCTTCTTCCGAAATACCATCGTTAGCGGTGATTTTGCATGGGTAGATAACTACCTGAATCAGGTGTACTTCAACTCCCAACTGCAACTGGCATTTATTAACATGCTTATCAGTTATAAGGCCGTACCTTATAACGACCACGGTAGAGCCATTCACCGCGCCGCAGCACAAGACCCTATTAACGAAATGCTGAATTTTGGTGGCATCCAATGTGGAGTCAATTTATCTGAAGCACAAAAATCACAAATTAACTATGAGGCAGGCTTTGATGCAGCACGCCAGATTGAAACCAGCGGATATTGTCTGCTGATTCAACAGGCGACAGCGCAAGTTCGCGGACAGCGCGGTTCCCTGCCTTTAAAACTCTGGTACACCGACGGTGGCAGCGTCCATACGGTGAATCTGGCATCGATCAACGTTCAATAA
- a CDS encoding DUF4054 domain-containing protein, which produces MSDVVRFDVQKFRLLYPSITVSDVQLHSFFTEACILCNNTEKSVIKSTEERELLLFLLVAHIATLQMRLESGNEAVGRIAGASEGSVSVSLDYGQSAASEKWYLQTQYGARYWTLTRQYRSFLYIAGRMPMPVRR; this is translated from the coding sequence ATGAGCGATGTAGTCAGATTTGATGTACAGAAATTCAGATTACTGTATCCCTCTATTACCGTGTCCGATGTGCAGCTGCACTCTTTTTTTACCGAGGCCTGCATTCTGTGCAATAACACTGAAAAAAGTGTGATTAAAAGTACAGAAGAGCGCGAGTTGCTTTTGTTTTTGCTGGTGGCGCATATCGCCACCCTGCAAATGCGGCTTGAAAGTGGGAACGAGGCAGTAGGACGTATAGCAGGCGCATCTGAAGGCAGCGTATCCGTGTCGCTTGATTATGGACAATCAGCGGCATCAGAAAAATGGTATCTGCAGACCCAGTATGGTGCGCGCTACTGGACATTGACAAGGCAGTATCGCTCTTTCCTCTATATTGCAGGGCGGATGCCTATGCCTGTCAGGAGGTAG
- a CDS encoding phage tail protein has protein sequence MSKNPTLIPQAFANNGSKNTIQNTRQPGQDMEDATWSDGFPNVTMQPVESGGLPPKGMDFNGIFNTLSESIVYLQKGGLFYFDKAYANAFDGYQTGAILMSDDNTRLFVSTIDKNSNDPNQKMTGWEILAGVGINAATASKLLNGRKIGGVLFDGSQDIDLPGVNKAGTQDTSGNAATATWAAQIAAHTIGGVMFNGKGDIDLPGVNKAGNQDTSGNAATATKLKTARLIDGVPFDGSKDINLTPAGAIQYFAQASAPAGWLKANGAAVSRKDYANLFAAIGTTYGAGDGNTTFNLPDFRGEFLRGWDDGRGADKGRSLGSWQDSENKSHQHSGTTSPSGSHQHTGTTDWNGQHSHPVGKTGGGNGSQAAKSFADSGGEIAAAGNHAHTFTTGWSGEHSHPFWTAWVGGAESRPRNVAILVCIKY, from the coding sequence ATGAGTAAAAACCCAACGCTAATTCCCCAGGCATTTGCAAATAACGGCAGTAAAAACACCATACAGAACACTAGGCAGCCCGGGCAGGATATGGAGGACGCTACATGGAGTGATGGTTTCCCAAATGTCACCATGCAGCCCGTTGAGTCCGGCGGCCTACCTCCTAAGGGTATGGACTTCAATGGCATATTTAATACCTTATCCGAATCGATTGTTTATTTGCAAAAAGGTGGGCTGTTTTATTTTGACAAGGCCTATGCCAATGCGTTTGACGGTTATCAGACTGGCGCCATACTAATGTCCGATGACAATACACGGCTGTTTGTTTCAACCATAGATAAGAACAGCAACGACCCCAATCAGAAAATGACAGGATGGGAAATACTGGCCGGAGTAGGAATAAATGCTGCTACCGCGTCAAAGTTACTGAATGGGCGCAAAATTGGCGGTGTACTTTTTGATGGCTCTCAGGATATTGATTTGCCCGGCGTAAATAAAGCCGGAACGCAGGATACATCGGGCAATGCGGCGACGGCCACTTGGGCAGCACAGATAGCAGCACACACCATCGGCGGGGTGATGTTTAACGGCAAAGGCGATATCGATTTGCCGGGCGTGAATAAAGCAGGCAATCAGGACACCTCTGGCAACGCAGCCACCGCAACAAAACTTAAAACAGCACGATTGATAGATGGTGTGCCTTTTGATGGTAGCAAAGACATCAATCTTACTCCCGCAGGCGCTATTCAGTATTTTGCTCAAGCTTCAGCCCCTGCCGGCTGGTTAAAAGCTAACGGCGCAGCAGTATCCCGCAAAGATTATGCGAATTTGTTTGCCGCAATAGGTACGACGTACGGAGCCGGTGACGGTAATACAACATTTAATTTGCCGGATTTTAGGGGTGAATTTTTGCGCGGCTGGGATGATGGACGCGGAGCTGACAAAGGCCGTTCACTTGGCTCATGGCAGGATAGTGAAAATAAATCGCACCAGCATAGCGGTACTACCTCACCTAGCGGCAGCCACCAGCATACAGGTACTACGGATTGGAATGGGCAACATTCCCACCCTGTAGGCAAAACTGGTGGCGGTAACGGTTCACAGGCAGCCAAATCTTTTGCCGATTCAGGCGGGGAAATCGCTGCCGCTGGCAATCACGCGCACACATTTACTACCGGATGGAGTGGGGAGCATTCACACCCTTTCTGGACAGCGTGGGTTGGCGGTGCCGAATCAAGACCGCGTAACGTTGCAATATTGGTGTGTATTAAATATTAA
- a CDS encoding DUF2184 domain-containing protein, with protein MAQSSSLNFFALENKAGVVFATGQKPVELNAQARMRIAQDSALQTAPNAGIPALFTTYVDPRVIQVLVTPMKAAKVFDERKMGTWADDTVSTPIAENIGVTSTYGDFNNNALSDANVNYPFRQTYHYQTIIRIGERELAKAGQARLDWATQKQTSAALALNKFQNKSYLFGIKGLQNYGMLNDPNLLPSMAGKVWDKLDAQGIYDSVRTLFSLLVKQTGGLIDTDETMTLALSPNMNASLTATNMYGLNASDLIKKNFPNMKIVTIPEYQSKAGEVVQMIVNEYEGFPTAELGFTEKMRVHPLIQQQSGYEQKRSQGTVGAIIYRPIFIASMLAS; from the coding sequence ATGGCACAAAGTAGTTCTTTGAATTTTTTCGCGCTTGAAAACAAGGCGGGGGTGGTTTTTGCAACTGGACAAAAACCGGTCGAACTGAACGCACAAGCACGTATGCGCATTGCGCAGGATTCAGCTTTACAGACTGCACCTAATGCCGGTATCCCGGCGTTATTTACAACCTATGTCGACCCGCGCGTGATTCAGGTATTGGTTACCCCCATGAAAGCGGCTAAGGTGTTTGACGAGCGCAAAATGGGCACGTGGGCAGACGATACGGTATCTACTCCAATAGCGGAAAATATTGGGGTTACGTCAACCTACGGAGACTTTAACAATAACGCCCTGAGTGATGCCAACGTTAACTATCCATTTCGTCAAACATACCATTACCAAACCATTATTCGTATTGGTGAACGGGAATTGGCTAAAGCAGGTCAGGCGCGATTGGATTGGGCGACGCAGAAACAAACATCGGCAGCATTGGCATTGAATAAATTTCAAAACAAAAGCTATCTGTTTGGTATAAAAGGCCTACAAAATTATGGCATGCTGAACGACCCTAATTTACTGCCCTCTATGGCGGGCAAGGTGTGGGATAAGCTGGACGCACAAGGCATTTATGATTCTGTCCGAACACTATTCAGCCTCTTAGTTAAGCAAACAGGGGGTTTGATTGACACTGACGAAACCATGACATTAGCTTTGTCACCGAACATGAATGCCTCCCTTACCGCCACCAACATGTACGGTTTAAACGCAAGTGATTTGATTAAAAAGAACTTTCCAAATATGAAAATCGTCACTATCCCGGAATACCAGAGTAAAGCGGGTGAGGTTGTTCAGATGATTGTTAATGAGTACGAAGGCTTTCCTACCGCTGAACTGGGTTTTACAGAAAAGATGCGCGTGCATCCTTTGATTCAGCAACAATCCGGTTACGAGCAAAAGCGCTCTCAGGGCACAGTAGGCGCCATCATTTACCGGCCTATATTTATCGCCTCTATGCTGGCATCTTGA
- a CDS encoding BrnT family toxin — protein MNVIDGFEWNNDKATLNLKKHGVSFEEALTVFWDEHGLIISDPEHSEDEDRFVLLGMSENLRVLVVIHCERGESIRLISARVATKHERKQYEESL, from the coding sequence GTGAACGTGATCGATGGATTTGAATGGAATAATGACAAAGCCACGTTGAATCTAAAAAAGCACGGTGTTTCTTTTGAGGAAGCCCTTACCGTATTTTGGGATGAGCACGGTTTAATCATTTCCGACCCTGAGCACTCCGAGGATGAAGACCGCTTTGTACTATTAGGGATGAGCGAAAACCTACGCGTTCTTGTGGTAATACATTGTGAGCGCGGTGAAAGTATACGTCTGATTTCAGCGAGAGTTGCTACCAAACACGAGCGCAAACAGTATGAGGAATCTCTATGA
- a CDS encoding phage baseplate protein, whose translation MLPIEGMPNVPNFKGLNAAGSNALISLGSAALINAVFGNYWGIFNEYGIPILLADNVIALKYNNSSRIAQAPIEKGSFASYNKISNPYKATVQLSKGTGGTLMRGAFLGQIETLANSTLLFHILTPEYVYTNACIVGYDTAREASDGAQLIKVNLHLEEVREVTVKYDTEEVKNPDDAKTQDGGEKHPESANESILYKASEAFKDLF comes from the coding sequence ATGCTGCCGATTGAGGGTATGCCCAATGTACCAAATTTCAAAGGATTGAATGCTGCTGGCTCTAATGCCCTAATCAGCTTAGGGAGTGCTGCACTAATAAATGCTGTATTCGGTAATTACTGGGGTATATTCAATGAATACGGTATTCCGATACTGCTGGCAGATAACGTCATTGCTCTTAAATATAATAATTCGTCTAGGATCGCGCAGGCGCCAATTGAAAAAGGTTCTTTTGCCAGCTACAACAAAATATCTAACCCCTATAAAGCTACTGTTCAGTTATCAAAAGGCACGGGCGGCACACTCATGCGGGGGGCTTTTCTTGGCCAGATTGAAACACTAGCCAACAGTACACTGTTATTCCATATCCTTACACCGGAATATGTTTATACCAACGCCTGTATTGTTGGCTACGACACTGCACGAGAGGCGTCGGACGGTGCGCAACTGATTAAGGTTAACCTTCATCTAGAAGAGGTCAGAGAAGTAACGGTTAAATACGATACCGAAGAGGTAAAAAACCCTGACGATGCTAAAACACAGGATGGCGGTGAAAAGCATCCAGAGAGCGCGAATGAATCAATTCTTTATAAGGCTAGTGAAGCATTTAAGGACCTATTCTAA
- a CDS encoding DUF2612 domain-containing protein, with the protein MKNIQDTLMSQYANSPIICNLIDSMNECIDPNKSINDFYKFAFNIKTAKGFGLDIWGRIVGVNRSINIPPGDIDVFGFKTKPQSFKPFNSHPFSAAGAGFNAYRLSDERFRLLIMLKAASNILSVTAPNINTYLRMVFPNKRAYFLITGHMKGRYFFEFIPNSFERHIIYNLGLLPRPSGVLIDYRESPPKGIFGFSGTGFQPFNQGCFAS; encoded by the coding sequence ATGAAAAATATTCAAGATACGTTGATGTCACAATACGCAAATAGCCCCATAATTTGCAACCTGATTGACAGCATGAATGAATGCATAGACCCTAATAAATCCATAAATGATTTTTACAAATTCGCTTTCAATATTAAAACGGCAAAAGGTTTTGGTTTAGACATATGGGGGCGTATTGTCGGTGTTAACCGCAGTATCAATATTCCTCCGGGAGACATTGACGTTTTTGGCTTTAAAACTAAGCCTCAGTCATTCAAACCCTTTAACAGTCACCCGTTCAGTGCTGCCGGAGCCGGATTCAATGCATACAGGCTGTCTGATGAGCGGTTTAGGCTGTTGATTATGCTCAAAGCTGCATCAAACATACTGTCAGTAACGGCGCCGAATATAAACACATATTTGCGCATGGTATTTCCAAATAAAAGGGCGTATTTCCTGATCACTGGCCACATGAAAGGCCGGTATTTTTTTGAGTTTATTCCTAACAGCTTTGAGCGGCATATTATTTATAACCTTGGCTTATTACCACGCCCCAGTGGCGTATTGATTGATTACCGCGAATCCCCTCCAAAGGGGATTTTTGGTTTTTCCGGGACAGGTTTTCAGCCTTTTAATCAAGGATGTTTTGCATCATGA
- a CDS encoding DUF2213 domain-containing protein — MADKAIAMDKSMRLFDGNGHLIVERTIITKAAVNPYLGHEIPNYERLGLEPERIYHLLRDREELKKALPSFNGIQLLLKHTPVSAEEPHNEITVGTVIAPEMDGDVVYASLRIFDKDAIALIESEKLNELSSGYAYTADMTAGEFKGQKYDGVMRQIHGNHVAMVEHGRIGKDAIIADSLPTQMEFLMKLKNGALSQIADAVKTSLGMDSDIPAEALGKITKAVLDNALPDDPKGKDEAPEKDGKAEDEEEVQESTQKAQDEEEESKDPPKAKDEESESKEKDKPAMDADTIRAEVAAQLNALWQARKEVEPLVGMVAMDSAEAVYAYALQQKGVSTKGVHPSAYKSMVQMLLDNNGKSALAMDGCSYSESDSYTDRFK; from the coding sequence ATGGCGGATAAAGCAATAGCAATGGACAAGTCCATGCGCTTATTTGATGGGAACGGGCATTTAATCGTAGAGCGAACGATTATTACCAAAGCAGCGGTCAACCCATATTTAGGGCATGAAATTCCAAATTATGAACGTTTAGGGCTGGAACCGGAGCGGATATACCATCTTTTACGGGACAGGGAGGAGCTTAAAAAAGCCCTCCCTTCTTTTAATGGAATTCAGTTACTGCTGAAGCATACTCCCGTAAGCGCGGAAGAACCGCATAACGAAATCACGGTTGGAACAGTTATCGCGCCTGAAATGGACGGTGACGTGGTGTATGCCAGCTTACGCATTTTTGACAAGGACGCGATTGCACTGATTGAAAGTGAAAAGCTTAACGAGTTGTCGTCCGGATACGCATATACGGCCGACATGACGGCGGGCGAGTTTAAAGGACAAAAATATGATGGCGTTATGAGACAGATTCACGGCAATCATGTTGCGATGGTTGAGCACGGGCGGATAGGGAAAGATGCCATTATTGCAGACAGTTTACCAACACAAATGGAGTTTTTGATGAAGCTAAAGAATGGAGCACTAAGCCAAATCGCTGATGCGGTTAAAACCTCTCTTGGCATGGATAGTGATATTCCTGCTGAAGCACTGGGGAAAATCACAAAAGCAGTACTAGACAATGCTTTACCGGATGACCCAAAAGGCAAGGATGAGGCGCCGGAAAAAGACGGTAAGGCCGAAGACGAGGAAGAGGTACAGGAATCCACACAAAAAGCGCAGGACGAAGAGGAGGAATCGAAAGACCCGCCTAAAGCCAAAGACGAGGAGTCAGAATCTAAAGAAAAAGACAAGCCGGCTATGGATGCGGACACCATCCGTGCGGAAGTAGCAGCCCAGCTGAATGCGTTGTGGCAGGCACGTAAAGAAGTCGAACCGTTAGTCGGCATGGTTGCCATGGATAGCGCAGAGGCGGTTTATGCATACGCATTGCAGCAGAAAGGAGTCAGTACAAAAGGTGTACACCCGAGCGCTTATAAGTCAATGGTACAAATGCTGCTTGATAACAACGGCAAATCTGCTCTGGCAATGGATGGTTGTTCTTACAGCGAAAGCGACAGTTATACCGATCGTTTCAAATAA
- a CDS encoding phage minor head protein, with protein MAIIRKKPDTLQAIWPNTGIRKSYKKAIISLLNEMERDIRQTLVTEFRRQAEHEKADMAMDGVADWVAHVADYLSTTWSKRLNNLVPEIVEAFVSKTITNYESQLKAQMRKAGFTVRFQVTPFQRDALQAAVENNVGLIKSIGSQYLESVQSQVWQCITNGYDLSTLSKELKKHYEISVRRADLIARDQGAKAHAAIEKAKRQELGITKAIWLHSHASGKPRPSHLKANGKVFDVNKGMYLDGEWVQPGELINCRCVSRSIIDGVTDGG; from the coding sequence ATGGCGATAATCAGAAAGAAGCCGGATACGCTACAAGCAATCTGGCCTAATACCGGCATCAGAAAAAGCTATAAAAAAGCCATTATTAGCTTACTGAACGAAATGGAAAGGGATATCCGCCAAACACTGGTAACCGAATTTCGCCGGCAGGCCGAGCACGAAAAAGCGGATATGGCTATGGATGGCGTAGCTGATTGGGTGGCACATGTTGCAGATTATCTTTCTACCACTTGGTCGAAAAGGTTAAACAATTTAGTGCCAGAAATCGTGGAAGCATTCGTCAGTAAAACCATTACAAATTATGAAAGCCAATTAAAAGCACAAATGCGTAAAGCGGGCTTTACGGTACGCTTTCAGGTTACCCCGTTTCAGCGTGATGCGTTGCAGGCCGCCGTAGAAAACAATGTGGGGCTGATTAAGTCTATTGGGTCGCAATATCTGGAGAGCGTACAAAGTCAGGTTTGGCAATGTATTACTAATGGATATGACCTTTCCACATTATCAAAAGAGCTGAAAAAACACTATGAAATTTCTGTGCGCAGAGCAGATTTAATTGCCAGAGATCAAGGGGCGAAAGCCCATGCGGCTATTGAGAAAGCCAAACGGCAAGAATTGGGCATTACAAAAGCCATATGGCTGCATTCGCACGCGAGCGGAAAACCCAGACCATCTCACCTAAAGGCAAACGGCAAGGTGTTTGACGTGAATAAAGGCATGTATCTGGATGGGGAATGGGTGCAGCCCGGTGAGCTGATTAACTGCAGGTGTGTTAGCCGAAGCATAATCGATGGAGTAACAGATGGCGGATAA
- a CDS encoding phage antirepressor N-terminal domain-containing protein yields the protein MEYLNVNFLGSEIVVIDCDGEPYVAMRTVVDGMGLAWQPQHRKLTSDQRWGVIKMMMPTNGDAQEVCCIPLRKMFGWLMSISANKVAADKKQTITRYQQECDDVLWQYWTTGIVNREKILQEMELLKKQQAESEARGSAAGKALYQRKLEKRQLEMQLATINQLDLFQKTA from the coding sequence ATGGAATATTTAAATGTTAATTTTCTTGGCTCTGAAATTGTGGTTATTGATTGTGATGGAGAGCCTTATGTAGCGATGCGTACTGTGGTTGATGGTATGGGATTAGCGTGGCAACCACAGCACAGAAAGCTAACATCTGATCAAAGGTGGGGTGTCATCAAAATGATGATGCCCACTAATGGCGACGCCCAAGAAGTCTGCTGCATTCCTTTACGAAAAATGTTTGGCTGGCTGATGTCTATTAGCGCTAATAAAGTTGCGGCAGATAAAAAGCAAACCATCACCCGATATCAACAGGAATGCGACGATGTATTGTGGCAGTACTGGACCACCGGCATTGTCAATCGTGAAAAAATTTTGCAGGAAATGGAGCTGTTAAAAAAGCAGCAGGCTGAATCTGAGGCGCGGGGCAGCGCAGCGGGAAAGGCGCTATACCAGCGCAAATTAGAAAAGCGCCAACTGGAAATGCAATTGGCCACAATCAATCAGCTCGACCTTTTTCAAAAAACAGCTTAA
- a CDS encoding CopG family antitoxin encodes MKKEYDFSNAKPNPYASQLKKTITIRIDEESISYFKELAEETGLPYQSLINLFLKDCAANKRKPDIKWNK; translated from the coding sequence ATGAAGAAAGAGTATGATTTTAGTAACGCCAAGCCTAATCCTTATGCTAGCCAACTAAAAAAGACAATTACTATTCGAATAGATGAAGAAAGTATCAGCTATTTTAAAGAGCTGGCTGAGGAAACAGGATTACCCTACCAATCGTTGATTAACTTATTTTTAAAGGATTGCGCTGCCAATAAGCGTAAGCCTGATATTAAGTGGAATAAATAG
- a CDS encoding phage baseplate protein, producing the protein MPQSFDNNSPLSHLNINHSLGGAAEFNALITNLMSKMQTITLVKVVAVSGGGIAPVGTVDVMPMVQMLDGADNVYSAGQIFSVPYFRLQGGANAIICDPVVGDIGLCAFASRDISIVKRNKAESAPGSRRQYDWNDGLYIGGFLNGVPQQYIGFSNGGIVIHSPTSITLEAPAINLQASSVTTKTGSFAVNASKTAQFTGGAGISSDGDVQAGSVSLKNHTHNGVVTGGGNTGKPNS; encoded by the coding sequence ATGCCGCAATCGTTCGATAACAATAGCCCACTCAGTCATCTCAACATCAACCACTCTTTAGGCGGGGCGGCTGAATTTAACGCCCTCATTACTAACCTAATGTCCAAGATGCAGACAATTACGTTAGTAAAAGTGGTTGCTGTATCAGGAGGCGGAATAGCCCCCGTGGGAACAGTTGATGTTATGCCAATGGTGCAGATGCTCGATGGTGCAGATAATGTTTATTCTGCAGGGCAGATTTTCAGTGTGCCTTATTTCCGCCTGCAGGGCGGAGCAAATGCAATTATTTGTGACCCTGTGGTTGGAGATATTGGCCTGTGTGCTTTTGCCTCAAGAGACATTTCCATAGTCAAGCGTAATAAAGCAGAGTCCGCCCCGGGGAGCCGCAGGCAGTACGACTGGAATGACGGTTTATATATTGGAGGGTTCCTGAATGGCGTGCCTCAGCAATATATAGGTTTTTCAAATGGCGGTATCGTCATCCATTCACCAACAAGTATCACTTTAGAGGCACCTGCCATTAATCTGCAGGCTTCATCCGTAACCACCAAAACCGGCAGTTTTGCAGTTAATGCTAGTAAGACTGCACAATTTACCGGCGGGGCAGGAATCAGCTCTGATGGTGATGTTCAGGCGGGATCAGTTAGCTTGAAAAACCACACTCACAACGGTGTAGTAACAGGTGGTGGTAACACAGGAAAACCCAATTCATGA